Genomic window (Prosthecochloris aestuarii DSM 271):
AAGCAGGCGGATCTCGTCAAGTTTCTGGCGTGCAAACGCCAGCCAGGGCCCCAGAAAATCCGGAAGCGTACCACCATCAGGCTCGTTCCGGACGTCATAGGGGACGTGCAGAAGAGAACAGGACGACGAAACCATCACCCTGTCGTGCCCGAGCTCCCTGACAGCCAGCCCCAGTATGCCCAGCGACTCATTGACATCGTTGATCCAGATATTCCTGCCATCGACAACGCCAAGCGAAATATTCATGTCAGGAGGAACGTCACGGAAAACAGACGGCAGATCATACAAGCCGTTGACGACATCCAGGTGCAGCGTATCGACCGGCAGTGACATGGCAGTCTGAAGATTATCGCCAAAACCGTCGAAATACGCCGCGAGCAGAAAATGAACATCGGGGAAATGCTGCCGAAGGACGCCATACACCTCTGCGTAGAGCTTCCTGGTTCGATCATCGAGATCCGTCACCAGAAAAGGCTCATCGAACTGCACCCACGTGCACCCGGCATGGTGGAGATCTTCGAGTACAGCCATGTAGACCGGCAGAAGGGTATTGATGAGATCGAGACGATGAAAATCGTCGGTTTTCTCCTTTCCGAGCAACAGATAGCTTATCGGCCCGACAAGCACCACTTTCGGTTTTTTTACACAAAATGACGTTGCTTCAAGAAAATCCTCAACGCATTTTCGTGAATAGTAATGGAAATCCTGATTCCGGGTAAACTCCGGAACGATATAATGATAATTGGTATCGAACCACTTGGTCATTTCCATTGCCGTCACATCGTAACCGGCCTCCTGGTACCCCCTGCACATGGCAAAATACAGGTCAAGGTCCGACACGTTCTGACAAAGCGGCTTATAACGTTCAGGAATGACACCAAGCATGAAGCTCATATCCTGCACATGATCATACAGGGAAAAATCATTGCAGGCAACCAGATCCATGCCCGCTTCCTGCTGGGCGCGCCAGCGTCGGTGTTTTTCTTCGAGGGATGCAGATCTGAGGGCTTTTTCGTCGAGGGCCCCCTTCCAGTAACCTTCACAGGCTTTTTTGATTTCTCTGAAGGCACCGAGCCTCGGGTATCCGAGAGTGTGAGTCAGCATACGTATTCTGGAGTGGTTTCCAGCCTGTCTGTATGCTTGCGTGGGAAAAGACAATAGAATAGCTTCCGCCAGGCCGTGGGACGTCGTCCGGCAGGCGTGCTTTTTCATCGATGCTTTTGTCCGCGAAAGCATAATGTTAGAGAAAAAGAAGCAGGACAGGTCTCCTGGCTTGCCGGTTCTGCAGCACCTTCCCGTTCCGCAAGAGGCGAAACAGTGGCATAACGCTGCACAACATTCAATCGGCTTTACAGTTGCGCGTCAGCTCACGATTTGCACGTGATTCCCTATTAAACCCTTTTTACAGGGTATCAAGCTTCACCAATAAGAAAAGAACAGTTTAGAAATTGTACAATTTAATCCATTGATTCGCAAGAGGGCAAGCCAAAAACAAGCTCCCAGGCTTGCCTGCAGAAATCCACAGCATCACTCGAGACGCCGGTAATAGATCATTTCCCGCCGAGGAAGCAGCTCGGGGTGAAAAATGCGAACAAGATCTGCAAGAATAACGTCAGGCTCACTCATCCCGATTTCCCAGAGTACGTTGCGCCCGTTCTCGAACGACCGGTCAACATGAGGGCCATGGACAGCGCTGGTATCAGCACTGTCCGTCCCCGCTTGACAAACAAGCGAAAAAACACAACCATCATATCACTAAAATTCTACCGAATATCGAACACCAAGGGATCTTCCTGGCATATTGTAGCCGTCTTTTTCGGTGTAGTTCTCATCAAGAATGTTTTTCGCTATCAGGCTCACATCATTCTGATCATCGATTCTGAAACCCATCGACATATCAAAAATAAGGCTCGCCGGAATTTCAATGACAGGGTCCTTCAAGGTCGGTCGTGCCTCGTCATAGCGCCCGATCCAGTTCTGCTCGAACCGGTCACCGATATACCTTGCCGTCAGACGCGCAGAAAAAAACCTGAAATCATCATACTCCAATCCCATACTGCCCCTGTTGCGTCTGACATAGAGCATATCCCCTTCTGAACCATCGTCATTGATAGATCTGGCTCTGAACAGGTGCGTAAAATTTGTAAAAAGGCGCAGCGAATACCGCTCATCGTGTGCAGCACCAAAATCATAGGAACATTCGAGTTCAATGCCATTCATCTCTGCCGAATTGAGATTCTCGAATGTCTTATACTCCTCTCCGAATTCATCGACAGCGCTTGTTCTCTGAATAAAGTTCTCCCAGTCGGTACTGAAGCAGGTGACATCTGTCCGGAATCCGCCATTATCGGATTCATAGGTCAGTCCGGCATCCCAGGTCACGCTTGTTTCCGGCTCGAGGTCGGGATTGCCCCGGGTTTCCATACCATCGTCATCAACATAAAATCCCGCTTTCTCATAAGGATTCGGTGCAACGAAAGCCCTTCCTATACTTGCGTGAATTTTGCACTGCGGCAAAAACCGGTACTGGACGCTGACACTGGGATTAAAGTTGTCATACTCTTCCGATTCCGTCTCGACAGTTGTAAACAAAGGTGTTTCCTTCAACTGGTACGACGTGATATCATAACGCCCGCCGATATTGGCAATCACCGTCTCGTCAAACAACGAAATTCCAACCTCACCGAACACTCCCAGAGATGACTGCTGCTGATTGGGGCGAGAGGGTGCTTTTTCAGTCTCTGAATCCGCAAAACTTCTTGAAAACACGTCGATCACCGTATAATCAACCCCTCCGGTAAACGTCTGCCGGCCAACACGTATCCGGTCCTGAAGCTGAAATCCAAGCCACTCGATTTCACTGAGAGACGAACGGTAATTGAGCCCTTCATCATCTTTTTTGTAACTCACGGATTTTTCCAGTGACCAGTGCGGGACGAAACGCAGGGCATGAGTCCCCCAGTCCGCCGTCATCGTAACGTCCAAAGTCTGGCGGTCGATATCTTTTTCGCTGTGACCGTAGACGCCCCAGATCGACCCAGGGCTTTTGACGCTGTGAGCCTGGTAGATCTCTCCCCGGGCATCGATCCGTACCTCATCATTGAGCTGGTAGCCGATACGCAGATTGCCTGATTGCGTGGCATAGGTTGAGTTCCTCATCGTATCGATATCCTGTTCGAGCACTTCCGGATCAGGATCGGAAATCAGGGTATTGGAACCGACCGTATAATCCTCGTTCTGATTATAGCTCCTGACCCCGAGATCGACATCAAAACGCTCTGACAGCGAACCGCCAACACGCACCGAACCATCAAGAGTACTGAAACTGCTGTAGCCGAGAGAAGCCTTACCGGAAAGCGCTCCGGCTGATTTCCGGGTAATGAAATTGATGCTGCCTCCCATACCCTGAGAGCCATACAGCGCAGAGGAGGGTCCCTTGATCACTTCGACACGCTCGATATTGTTCATGTCGATCGTTGCAAGATTGGTCGCCCCCGCCGGCCGGCCGTCGATCAGATAGGTAACATTCTGATCGATCCCTGAAAAATCCGGTGAAAAACCCCGGATCGACACTCCAGAGAGAACGCCGGGATACTCGATAATATCGACCCCCGAAGTTTTTTTCAGCAGGTCGGTCGCATTGACAGGGTCAAGAGCCTCGATATCTTTTTCACTGACAATCTCCACCTTTCGGGGAATATTCTTCAGTTTCGCCATGGAACGAGTGGAATACACCACAATCTCACCTGTCGAATAGCTGTGCCCGTTCAGGCTCACATTCAGGATGCTTCCCGTACCGGGAGCAACCGTTCTGGGCTCGTAGCCGATAGAACTGAATGTTACAGCATCGGCATCCTCCGGGATGTCCAGCCGGTATTCACCCTGCACATCCGTAACGGTGCCGATACCTGTACCCTTGACCTGCACCGAAGCACCGACAAGCGGTTCTCCATCAGATGCTCCGGATACGATCCCGGAAATCGACCTGTTTTCCGCCAGAGCACCAGCTGTAAACGAAAAGGAAAACATGGAGATCAGAAGCGCCACAGCTATCGATCTCCCCACAAAAAAACTTCTCATAATGACAATAGTTAGGTTTATGTACTGCGTGTACAACAGTGTGTTATTTCCGGAACCGGATGGCCGGAACCATGCCTGGGCACCAGAGAACGGACCGTCCCGGGCACGGCAAGCTCCCTGGGGCCAGGAAATGCCCGGTCGTTCTTTTCCTGCTGGCGACGACAACACCCTTTCCAGACAGCAGCCGACCGAAGGTCGAACACGACGCACGACGCACCCGACCGCTGCTCTCCAACAGAGAACAACTCTATAATTGCGCATTACAAGACTCGCTTTCTTCCCGAAGCATTCTCCATTACGGCAGGTCTTCTGACTCTCCCCCGGTCTGCAGGCCTTCCCGTTGCGCGGGGTGCGCGACAGTGGCTCTCTCTGCAGACTGTGATGTTCCGGTCCGAAGACCGGAAGGGGATTACAGCAGCGGGAACTGTTCCGGATTTTCACCGGATTCCCTTTTAAGCCCGGCAGGACTGACCAGCCAGGGCACCGCAAGGTTTACAAAATCACTTTTTCACTCTAAAACATTTGACGAAGCTATCCGAAGCTCACACCTCAGGTACGCTCCTCCGGTTTCCCCGGCATGGTCCACCGGCTCTTCCATCGCTCGACATCCTTCTCC
Coding sequences:
- a CDS encoding TonB-dependent receptor, producing the protein MRSFFVGRSIAVALLISMFSFSFTAGALAENRSISGIVSGASDGEPLVGASVQVKGTGIGTVTDVQGEYRLDIPEDADAVTFSSIGYEPRTVAPGTGSILNVSLNGHSYSTGEIVVYSTRSMAKLKNIPRKVEIVSEKDIEALDPVNATDLLKKTSGVDIIEYPGVLSGVSIRGFSPDFSGIDQNVTYLIDGRPAGATNLATIDMNNIERVEVIKGPSSALYGSQGMGGSINFITRKSAGALSGKASLGYSSFSTLDGSVRVGGSLSERFDVDLGVRSYNQNEDYTVGSNTLISDPDPEVLEQDIDTMRNSTYATQSGNLRIGYQLNDEVRIDARGEIYQAHSVKSPGSIWGVYGHSEKDIDRQTLDVTMTADWGTHALRFVPHWSLEKSVSYKKDDEGLNYRSSLSEIEWLGFQLQDRIRVGRQTFTGGVDYTVIDVFSRSFADSETEKAPSRPNQQQSSLGVFGEVGISLFDETVIANIGGRYDITSYQLKETPLFTTVETESEEYDNFNPSVSVQYRFLPQCKIHASIGRAFVAPNPYEKAGFYVDDDGMETRGNPDLEPETSVTWDAGLTYESDNGGFRTDVTCFSTDWENFIQRTSAVDEFGEEYKTFENLNSAEMNGIELECSYDFGAAHDERYSLRLFTNFTHLFRARSINDDGSEGDMLYVRRNRGSMGLEYDDFRFFSARLTARYIGDRFEQNWIGRYDEARPTLKDPVIEIPASLIFDMSMGFRIDDQNDVSLIAKNILDENYTEKDGYNMPGRSLGVRYSVEF